One Niabella beijingensis DNA window includes the following coding sequences:
- a CDS encoding glycoside hydrolase family 43 protein, translating to MIKLGLMHWQRVVLALFLIVPGTMSAQKGKLRQTERNIPVFTQFSYKGNDAVYKEYPLNAGEFYNPILQGCYPDPSIVRRGDDYFLVNSSFSMFPGVPIFHSTDLVNWKQIGHVLDRPSQLKVAKAGVSAGIYAPSIKYNRHNETFYMITTQIAGGIGNMVVKTKDPFKGWGEVIKLKFDGIDPSLFFDDDGKAYVVHNDAPDKGKELYSGHRVIKLWEYDLEKDEVIPGTDKILVDGGVDISQKPIWIEGPHLYKKKGRYYLMCAEGGTGDWHSEVVFMSDNPKGPFIPAPGNPILTQRYFPKDRKAKTDWAGHADLVEGKDGKYYGVFLGIRPNAKDRVNTGRETFILPVDWSGTYPVFENGLVPLKTKQKLTAGVLNQTGENGFLPNGNFTFTDNFSAPVLDYRWIAMRGPRENFISTSSGGGVAIKPFETTIKAQAPVAALFCRQQHASFEAKVTMTYIPRSDKDLAGITCYQSEAFNYVFGVTKKDKDYYLVLARTERKEPLGSPGTTTTIIGDTKIDVTKPIELRVVASPQDEYSFSYSADGTTYHNVGVPVSGDILSTNVAGGFTGALIGLYATLDNDLQP from the coding sequence ATGATAAAGCTTGGTTTAATGCATTGGCAGCGCGTGGTGCTGGCTTTGTTCCTGATAGTTCCAGGTACAATGTCGGCTCAAAAGGGAAAGTTACGGCAGACAGAACGCAACATACCCGTCTTTACACAATTTTCTTATAAGGGCAATGACGCCGTCTATAAGGAATATCCTCTGAACGCGGGTGAATTTTACAATCCCATTCTGCAGGGCTGTTATCCCGATCCAAGCATTGTGCGCAGGGGGGATGATTACTTTTTGGTAAACTCATCCTTTTCGATGTTTCCGGGTGTTCCCATCTTTCATTCGACGGATCTCGTAAACTGGAAACAGATCGGCCATGTACTGGACCGGCCTTCCCAACTAAAGGTAGCGAAAGCGGGTGTTTCAGCAGGCATTTATGCACCATCCATTAAATATAACAGGCACAATGAAACCTTTTATATGATCACCACCCAGATTGCCGGCGGGATCGGTAACATGGTAGTAAAAACAAAAGATCCTTTCAAAGGCTGGGGTGAAGTGATTAAACTGAAGTTTGATGGAATCGACCCCTCCCTGTTTTTTGATGATGATGGTAAAGCTTACGTGGTACACAACGATGCGCCTGATAAGGGGAAGGAATTATACAGTGGCCATCGGGTGATCAAACTGTGGGAATATGACCTGGAAAAGGATGAAGTAATTCCCGGGACGGATAAAATACTGGTGGATGGAGGCGTGGATATTTCGCAAAAGCCGATCTGGATCGAAGGGCCGCATCTGTATAAAAAGAAGGGAAGATATTACCTGATGTGTGCAGAGGGGGGAACCGGCGACTGGCACAGCGAGGTGGTTTTTATGAGCGATAATCCCAAAGGGCCTTTTATACCCGCGCCGGGCAATCCCATACTCACTCAACGATATTTTCCAAAAGACAGGAAGGCAAAAACGGACTGGGCGGGACACGCTGACCTGGTGGAGGGAAAAGACGGAAAATATTATGGTGTATTCCTGGGAATTCGCCCTAACGCAAAAGATCGGGTAAACACCGGGCGCGAAACCTTTATACTTCCTGTTGACTGGAGCGGTACTTACCCCGTTTTTGAAAATGGACTGGTTCCCCTGAAAACGAAGCAAAAACTCACCGCCGGAGTTCTCAATCAAACAGGGGAAAATGGATTTCTTCCCAATGGTAATTTCACATTTACCGACAATTTTTCGGCGCCTGTTTTGGACTATAGATGGATTGCGATGCGCGGCCCCCGTGAAAATTTTATCAGTACATCTTCCGGGGGAGGTGTAGCTATAAAGCCATTTGAAACGACTATAAAGGCACAGGCTCCTGTTGCTGCACTTTTCTGCCGGCAGCAACACGCCAGCTTTGAGGCAAAGGTGACAATGACCTATATCCCCCGGTCTGATAAAGATCTTGCCGGTATTACCTGTTATCAGAGTGAGGCTTTTAATTATGTTTTTGGCGTCACAAAAAAGGATAAGGATTATTACCTGGTACTGGCAAGGACCGAACGGAAGGAACCGCTCGGTAGCCCTGGCACAACCACAACGATAATCGGTGACACAAAGATCGATGTGACCAAACCTATAGAACTGCGGGTGGTGGCATCCCCGCAGGATGAATATTCTTTTAGTTATTCTGCCGATGGGACCACTTATCATAATGTAGGAGTTCCGGTTTCGGGTGATATTTTGTCAACAAATGTTGCCGGCGGCTTTACCGGTGCATTGATTGGCCTGTATGCCACTTTGGATAATGATCTGCAGCCTTAG